The genomic DNA CCTTGCCGCCGGATGCAGCGGCTGCAGCGGGTGGCGCACGGCGTCCGATTTGATCACGCCGCCGGCCTGCATCATGACCTTGCAGGCGATCAGGCCGCATTGACGGTTCTCGTAATTGATCAACGGCAGCCAGCGTTCATAGGCGGCCTTCGCCTTCTCGCGGTCACCGGCGAAATAGGGATCGACGATCTGGCGGATGCCGTCGGGATAGCCGCCGCCGGTCATCGCGCCGGTGGCGCCGGCGTCGAGATCGGCGAGCAGCGTGATCGCCTCCTCGCCGTCCCACGGGCCCTCGATGTCCTTGCCGCCCGCCTCGATCAGGCTGCGCAGCTTGGCCGCGGCGAAGGGCACCTCGATCTTGAAGTAGCGAATGTTGGAGAAGTCGTGCGCCAGCCGCGCCAGCAGCTCGACCGACAGCGGCGTGCCGGCCACCGGTGCGTCTTGGATCATGATCGGAATGTCGATCGCGCCCGAGAGCACCTTGAAGAATTCGACGATGCCTTTCTCGGGCACGCGGAAAGTGGCGCCGTGATAGGGCGGCATCACCATCACCATGGCCGCGCCCGCCGCTTCGGCCTGCTTGCTGCGCGCGGCGCAGACGGCCGAGCTGAAATGGGTGGTGGTGACGATCACGGGAACCCGGCCCGCGACATGCTCCAGCACCGCATGCATCACGGTCTCGCGCTCGGCATCGGTGAGCACGAACTGCTCGGAGAAATTGGCGAGGATGCAGATGCCGTTCGAGCCGGCGTCGAGCATGAAATCGATGCAGCGGCGCTGGCCCTCGAGATCGAGCTCGCCGCGCTCGTCGAAGATGGTGGGCGCGACCGGAAACACGCCGCGATAGGGGCGCTGGGCCTTGTGTGGGGTGACCGGCATCGAATTCTCCATCCCTGATGTCTTACGTCTGTCGCCGCAAATGTGATGCTGCGGCACAGATGTACCCGCCGAGCGGATCGGCGGCAATGCCGAACGCACGACGTCAGGATGGAAGAATGAGGCGGAACTACGCGGTCTTCACCGCGCCCAGGAAGCCCTCGACCGCGACGCGGAGACGATCGGCGTCGGCCGACATTTTCTTGACGGATTCCGACAACACCGTGCCGGCGTTGCCGGTCTCCTGGTTGAGCCTTGCAACGCTGCCGATGGTGTCGGTGACCTCGCGGGTGCCTTGCGCGGCCTGCTGGAAGTTGCGCGAGATCTCGGTGGTCGCGGCGCGCTGCTGCTCGACGGCGGCGGCAATCGCCGTCATCTTCTCGTCGATTCCGCCGATAGCGCCGCCGATCGAACGGATGGCTGCGACCGCCTGGCCCGTCGCGCCCTGGATCTCCGCGACCTGACGCGAGATCTCTTCCGTCGCGGTCGCGGTCTGGGAGGCGAGGCTCTTGACCTCGCCGGCAACCACGGCGAAACCGCGGCCGGCCTCGCCCGCACGCGCGGCCTCGATGGTGGCGTTCAAGGCCAGAAGGTTGGTCTGGCCGGCGATGGCGTTGATCATCTTCACGACCTCACCGATGCGGCTTGCGGTCTGGTCGAGGATCTCGACCGTCGCGTTGGTCTGCTCGGCCTGCGATACGGCTTCACGGGCCTCGCGGGCGCTGGCCTGCACCTGCGCGGAAATCTCGCCGACGGACGCGGAGAGTTCTTCGGTCGCCGCCGCGATGGTCTCCAGGTTGTTGGTGGCCTGCTCGGCGGCGGAGGAGACGGCGGCGGTCTGGCTGCTCGATTGCGACACCAGCGAGCGCACGCCGGTCGCGGTGGCATCGAGCTCCCGCGTCGAGGCCGCAACGCTCTGGATCACCGCCTGAACCGTATCGTCGAAGCTGCGGCATGCGGAATCGACGGTGCCGGAGCGGGCGAGCTGCAGCGCCTGCTGCGATTGGCGCTCATGGCCCAGACGCTCGGCGGTCGCCG from Bradyrhizobium sp. CCBAU 53351 includes the following:
- a CDS encoding dihydrodipicolinate synthase family protein; this encodes MPVTPHKAQRPYRGVFPVAPTIFDERGELDLEGQRRCIDFMLDAGSNGICILANFSEQFVLTDAERETVMHAVLEHVAGRVPVIVTTTHFSSAVCAARSKQAEAAGAAMVMVMPPYHGATFRVPEKGIVEFFKVLSGAIDIPIMIQDAPVAGTPLSVELLARLAHDFSNIRYFKIEVPFAAAKLRSLIEAGGKDIEGPWDGEEAITLLADLDAGATGAMTGGGYPDGIRQIVDPYFAGDREKAKAAYERWLPLINYENRQCGLIACKVMMQAGGVIKSDAVRHPLQPLHPAARAGLLELAKERDALALRWGK